A single genomic interval of Mangifera indica cultivar Alphonso chromosome 5, CATAS_Mindica_2.1, whole genome shotgun sequence harbors:
- the LOC123217413 gene encoding cytochrome b5-like, with protein MARVIKFEEVAKHKERNNCWLAIFGKVYDVTSFLEDHPGGDEVLLAATEKDATDDFEDVGHSDSAKEMMEKYYIGDLDSTTVPPKQKYKPPQQVAQRPGNSEFVSKVMQFLVPLLVMGIAFALRFFAKKED; from the exons ATGGCTAGAGTTATTAAGTTCGAAGAGGTAGCAAAGCACAAAGAGAGGAACAATTGTTGGCTTGCAATCTTTGGAAAG GTGTATGATGTGACTTCATTTCTTGAAGATCATCCTGGGGGTGATGAAGTCTTGCTAGCTGCTACTG AGAAGGATGCAACGGATGACTTTGAAGATGTGGGACACAGCGACTCTGCAAAAGAGATGATGGAAAAATACTATATTGGTGACCTTGATAGCACCACTGTTCCACCAAAACAGAAGTACAAGCCACCTCAGCAAGTAGCGCAGAGACCTGGTAACTCTGAATTTGTATCGAAGGTTATGCAATTCCTTGTACCACTGTTGGTCATGGGTATAGCATTTGCCTTGCGATTCTTTGCCAAGAAGGAAGACTAG
- the LOC123217412 gene encoding protein TILLER ANGLE CONTROL 1 has translation MKIFNWVHRKFGHNVIKDGFTRNVKKTESIAIDSNTKALLEQVALVDVLDGWKDGILTIGTFGFDPIKPFDQPEDSFIFESEEEEEEAENDSVNKDDDLDEDDNIIVEEEEVNPLIFTTFGHNFKDIASAAAAGHVEKGGVPSTPFVGSSNELRFEGSTDSEKGNNRRRTTLADLFSEDSGINYKKTTSVEVEQNAGKKQSARTKNGLSIAKKFIPNVKEDSRPIKKIHQMMRRMLKRKIHPELEGKASKPEAQNKGSVVDLLGRKNETVEWVSLLPIPDATV, from the exons ATGGTTTTACTCGAAATGTGAAAAAGACCGAATCCATTGCCATTGACAGTAATACAAAAGCATTACTCGAACAAGTAGCTTTGGTGGATGTGCTTGATGGCTGGAAAGACGGAATTCTAACAATTGGGACGTTTGGTTTTGATCCAATAAAACCATTCGACCAACCAGAGGACTCCTTTATTTTCGAAagtgaggaagaagaagaggaagctgAGAATGATTCAGTTAACAAAGATGATGATCTTGATGAAGACGACAACAttattgttgaagaagaagaagtgaaCCCATTGATTTTCACGACATTTGGACATAATTTTAAGGATATTGCatctgctgctgctgctggACATGTTGAGAAAGGTGGTGTCCCATCAACGCCATTTGTTGGCTCCTCTAATGAACTCAGATTTGAGGGCAGCACGGATAGCGAGAAAGGAAATAATAGAAGAAGGACAACACTTGCAGACCTTTTCTCAGAGGACTCCGGTATCAATTATAAGAAGACAACTTCGGTTGAAGTGGAGCAAAATGCTGGCAAAAAACAGTCTGCTCGCACAAAGAATGGCCTCTCAATTGCTAAGAAATTCATCCCTAATGTCAAAGAGGATTCACGTCCCATCAAGAAAATACACCAA ATGATGAGGAGGATGTTGAAGAGGAAGATCCATCCAGAGCTTGAAGGCAAGGCTAGTAAACCAGAAGCTCAAAACAAGGGCAGCGTTGTTGACCTTCTTGGCAGGAAAAACGAAACTGTTGAATGGGTTTCTTTACTTCCGATTC CAGATGCTACAGTTTGA